The Paenibacillus tianjinensis genome has a window encoding:
- a CDS encoding alpha/beta fold hydrolase — translation MPLVDMPLEQLKKYEGRNPRPADFDAYWERALEELEAVEANLELIPSAFQTPQAECFDLYFTGVRGARIHAKYIRPKKVNTPQPVILQFHGYTGDSGDWQDKLAYTSLGFSVLALDCRGQGGSSEDTGGVKGNTHNGHIIRGLDDHPDNLLFRHIYLDTVQLARIAFGLPGVDPQRVYAAGGSQGGALTIACAALEPRVKKLAPTFPFLCDYKRVWEMDLDKDAYLELNTFFRKFDPLHEREDEIFEKLGYIDLQYLAPRIQGEVLFFTGLMDTICPPSTQFAAYNKIISPKQLVVYPDFGHEWLPGSADRAMQFFLEE, via the coding sequence ATGCCATTAGTTGATATGCCGCTTGAACAGTTGAAGAAGTATGAGGGAAGGAATCCGCGGCCGGCAGATTTCGATGCCTACTGGGAGCGGGCGTTGGAAGAGCTTGAAGCTGTAGAGGCCAATCTTGAGCTGATTCCAAGCGCTTTTCAGACCCCTCAGGCAGAATGCTTCGATCTCTACTTTACGGGAGTGCGGGGAGCTCGCATTCATGCCAAATACATTCGCCCCAAAAAGGTGAACACGCCGCAGCCGGTGATTCTGCAATTCCACGGATACACCGGGGACTCCGGCGACTGGCAGGACAAGCTGGCGTATACATCGCTGGGCTTTTCGGTCTTGGCGCTCGATTGCCGGGGGCAGGGCGGTTCCTCGGAGGATACAGGAGGTGTGAAAGGAAACACCCATAATGGTCATATTATCCGCGGATTGGATGATCATCCGGACAACCTGCTGTTCCGCCATATCTATCTGGATACCGTCCAGTTAGCCAGAATTGCTTTTGGCCTGCCGGGGGTTGATCCGCAGCGTGTATATGCAGCTGGCGGATCCCAAGGAGGCGCGTTAACGATTGCCTGTGCAGCACTTGAACCCCGGGTAAAAAAGCTAGCACCCACATTTCCGTTCCTATGCGATTACAAACGCGTTTGGGAGATGGATCTGGATAAGGATGCCTATCTGGAGCTGAATACGTTTTTCCGTAAGTTCGATCCGCTGCATGAACGCGAGGATGAGATCTTTGAGAAGCTCGGATATATCGATCTGCAGTATTTGGCCCCGCGTATCCAAGGGGAAGTTTTATTTTTCACCGGCCTGATGGATACCATTTGTCCGCCTTCCACCCAGTTCGCAGCGTATAACAAAATCATTTCACCGAAGCAGCTGGTCGTCTATCCGGATTTTGGACATGAATGGCTTCCCGGCAGTGCCGACCGTGCCATGCAGTTTTTCCTGGAAGAGTAG